A segment of the Limnochordia bacterium genome:
AAGCTCAAGGTAGTCCCCAACACCGTTTTCCCTCCACCACATTTGCTCGGTACTGCTCCAATTATGGGGAGGGGACCAGGGATGCATACCCTGTGGTGTGGCAACCCCTCTGCTCATTCCCTTCACCTGCATGACCTCTCCTTCTACAGCTCCTTCCACCATGTAAATATCCAGTTTTGGTAGGGGAAAGATCTCCCGTTTTGCCCCTGGAACAGGATCAAAAACGTCCCCGTTAGCTGATCCATACCAGTAGACCACCGCATCATAGTGAACCTGGGTACGGACATGATGGAGGACCTCCAGATCCCACTTGAGGTGTTCTTGAAAGGGAATGTTATCTAGGATATGGAATCGATTGTTCACGATCCACCCATAATTGCCCGGGGTTCCTACCCTCGGTTGATTGTGATAGGCGTGCGTAAACCGCTGGGCGTTGCACCATGCATAACCAAAGTAATCCTCTGTACCCGTACCGAACCAACTAGGAAACTTCTCATGATCAACGTAGACCTTTTCGTCCCCTTCACCCCACCACTGGTAGACCGGATTAGTTACCGATAGGGATAATCCCACAAAGCGTCCTCTACCCCCGGTGTTTAAGACCTCCCAGTCTATTGGGACAGCAGTGTTAAAGGAGCTTCGTTTCCACTTAGCATGAAAGTAAAGGAGCTGATCACTCCAGGCGATGGGCTCATAGCCAACCTTTCCTTGGATCTCTATTGGTGCTTGACCCTCATTGGTAATCGTTACTGTAGCCTTACTGGCATAGGGCATATACCAGTGACTGTACAAGGTCCCGTCGGCCAAGACTCCTAAGGGCAGACCTTCATACTGGTTTAAGCCGAAACTGCCGCAAAAGAAGTCCCCTAGAGGTGACCAGATGCTCGGCGCGTCGAAATCATCCCAAGTGATCTCCAGGAGGGTCTTGCGCAACATTGTGGTCAGATCCTCTGCGGTCACTTGCCACTCCATGTCGGTGATCGCTCCAGGACCAACCAATTCTAGGGTCTGACTCTCGCCGGGTCCGATGTGCCAGTGAACCTCTTCTTTGTCCTTGGAGGCATCCACCACATAGTAGGGGTTTCGCAACTGCTTGGCGATCTCGGTAATCTTGGACCGGTGTTCCTGGATTGTCTCTCGTTCCAGTGAGACCACTTCCGTATCCGGAGGATATTTAATATAGTCAACCAAGTAGTATAGTTTGCCTGGCACCTCACAGGTGACGAGCACATGTTCACTAAAGGGAATCGGAAAGTATAGATTATGACCCGAGGCACGAACCCCCGCTAGTGGTTCAACGAAGGGAAAGGGACCCCTCCCCGATGTTAGATCCGCAAAACCACCAACGATCACCGGTTCCTTCCCACCGTCAACATAGATCCGTAGTACCCCATTTGGATTTGCCGACCAAATGCGTACCACTGCACCCGGACCGGCAATATCTGCGAGAATATACTCCTTGCGTCCATCGATCACCTTTGTACCGAGAAAGTTGCCACTGTCATCATTGGCAAACCAGTTCAGCTTTGTCCCGAGCACAATTCGGCTCGCCCGATCATAACTGGACAATTGCCCGGAAAGCTCGCCAAGTTCGGGTGCACAGGCTAACCATTTTAGATCTGTCATGCGATCCAATAGGGTCGGGAAATCTATGGTCTGAGCGCGGACACTGCCAGTTAGACAACAAATTAGCAAAAGGAGCATCGGTAGTACTCTTCGCATTGTACATCCCCCTGTTCCTATCTTAAGTTCCTTGTTTCACAAACATGGGAAGACGCTAACTTACCATCCCAGAACTACCTGTTTCGCTGGAGCGTTACCTAAGCCTGCCACATCCTAGGCCATAATATCCAAGAGATCCCTCCCCACACCAGCTACAGATCGTTCCGCTTCATCTAGTGTTTCGCGAACAAGAGGATTCCTCAAGCCTAGATCCGGTGGTATACCTTAGTTATCTTGGATTCCTTCCGCGAATTTTGGAGCTATCCCCCGGCTTTTCTTGGTAGACACCCCAACTTGCCTGTGATTTCACCTCTTTTCTAAACTTCTTGACCACGGTGTTCCCTTCGTCCCCTCACCTCCATGAACGTACTTAGTACACATCCTGCAAAGACACTGAGTGTTTTCATTGATACCTCGGTTATTCATATATTCGGTTCTACGTTCAGATGGATTTCCAGGTGAGTTCTTCTCGCTTAAACACAAGCATGCTTTTATCCTCAGTTGCCCTAATACAATCGGCATAGAGGACGCGTGATTCTTTAGCAGCGGTTTACCAGCCTATCTTATTCCATTTTTTGCTTTAAGTGCTTCCATTGTATCCTAGATACATACCAAGGTCAAGATCGCAACCTGGGTCTGTACAGGGTTTAGGGCCCATCCTTGGTAAGAACATAAAAGGGTAACATGCTTTGGGATATCAAAGCAGTGTTACCCTTAGAGTACTTCATCCTCCTATGGAACAAGACTCTTATCCAGTTAGAAACCGAGCTCCCTTAACCAAGTTGCGCAAGCCCCAGTCCATAGACTGACTTGGGAATCATTAGTAGCAAGGGACATTCCGTGCGGGCCCTGGGGAAAAACATGAAGTGCAAAGGGCACCCGGTGTTTGCTTAGGGCGGCGGCAAACATGAGACTGTTTTCCACTGGTACCACCGCATCATCGGCGGTATGCCAAAGGAAGGTGGGAGGCGTCTTCTCTGTTACTAAACGATGGGTTGATAGGCTTAGTCTTTCCGCTTCTGGGGGATTGTCTCCAAGTAGATTGATGGCTGAGCCGAGGTGACCATGCTCAACAAAGGAGATCACCGGGTAACATAGAATCATGGCATTGGGAAGATAGTCTTCCTCCTCAATGGCATCGACCACAGGAGATTCCAGATGCGATGTGACAGTACCTACACAGGAAGCTAAGTGGCCCCCGGCGGAAAAACCTAAAACACCAATGCGATCCTTTGAAATGTGCCAGGTATCGGCAGTATGCCGCAGATAACGCATAGCCCTTCGGGCATCGAGCAAACCTGCCGGATATCGATGGGGGGCGACGCGGTAATCCAGTACAAAGGCAGCGATCCCAAGGGAGTTCAGCCAAAGGGCCACCGGTTCACCCTCGTGTTGTGCCTTCATGGAGTATCCCCCACCGGGACAAACAAGAACCGCACTGGTCGGTGATTTGTTTTCCTTGGGTAAATAGGGAGTAATCGTTGCGGAAGTATCTAAAGAATCCGGCCAGATACGCATACTACTAGAAGCCAATTGGATCTCATCCTTTCTGCATAGCTTGTCCACTACTAGCTTACAAGGATTAATATACTACTTTTTCCTCCTCCTGTCTCTGGGAACTGTATCACTGGAGATTAAGCATTGTACCAATGGATACCAACCGATACCCCTTCCCTTGTAGCTGTTCAATCATTTGAGGGAGTGCCGCAAGGGTGTTGGGCCTAGGATGCATTAGAACGATAGCCCCGGGACTAGCCTTTGGTACCACCCGGTTGATGATGGTTTGGGGCGATGGATTCTGCCAATCGATGGTATCTAGGGTCCACATGATCGTCCTGAATCCGAGGGAAGCCGCCATTGCTGTAACCCGTTTATCCACATCGCCTGCAGGGGGAGCAAACAAGAGAGGCTTATACCCTACATGCTCCATGATCACCCTTTCGGCCTGTACAATCAGCTCCATTAGATCGGTATCGGAAAGCCGTGTGGTCTGGGGCGCGTGCCAGTACCCATGGCTACCAATTTCATGCCCGGCCTTGACAATTTCCCGGGCCAACGCGGGGTTCTTCTCCGTCCAAGTACCGGTTAAGAAGAAGGTGGCGTAGACGCCATAGGTTTTGAAGAAACTGAGAATCTCAGGCAGCACATCTTCACCCCAGTCTACGTTAACCGCAAGGCTCATCACCTGCTGAGTGGTCTTGACTTGGTAGATTGGGGAGAACATATCTGAGGTAACCGCCGGGCGCACCGGATGCATAACGAAGGAGATCTCTTCACCGGTCTTAGCCTGTAAGGCACGCTTTGCGGTGGCCGGAACATCGGCTAATACTCCCGAGATCTCAGTGGTTATCTGCCCCGTGGCTGGATCGTAGCGGGCGTTTACGGGAGCAACTTCCACTTCGTCTTTGATTCCGTGGAGTACCTGTAGGAGTTCCCCCTCTAGTAAGCCACCAATGTCCTGTCCACAAATATGTACGCCCGGTCGAACCCCATGCACATATCGTATGAACTGATCCTTGACACAAAGGGAAAGACTGATCACAAAAACACCCACAAGTATCCACGTCAAAATCCGGACTTTACTTTGAGGGATGTTTACACAGACAATAGGGAACCGAGACATTTACCTTCCCTCCCTACTGGGTATTTGCTTCTTGGTTCTTTGCAGACCCGAGTGGGGTTCAATAATGTAGTTATCTTTGTAGATCAGCTCAGAGACCGACACAAACTGATACCCCTTGCCCAAAAGGTCTGGGATCAATCGTTTGATCACATCAGCGGTGAATCGGCCGTTATTGTGCATCAAAATGATATCCCCCGGTTTGACGCTGCCCATGATCCGGTTGTAGATGTAATCTGCTGTAACATCCTTCCAATCCAATGAGTCCACCGACCACTGAATCGTATAGTACCCAAGCTCAGCAGCGGTCTCGATCAGTGTATTGTTGTATTCACCAAAGGGGGGCCTGAAGACCGTGGAGCTTTGTCCGGTTAGACCTTTGATCAGATCGTGGGTCAGCATCAGTTCATCCACTATCTGCGCCCTAGAAAGGCTATTCATATGGGGATGAGTGTAGCTGTGGTTGCCGATCTCATGACCTAGGGCCGCGATTCTCTTCACATCAGTGGGGTATTTCTCCAACCAGTACCCACAAAGAAAGAAGGTGCTCTTGATGTTATACTGTTGTAACGTGGTCAGAATACCCTCGGTATACTCATTTCCCCAGGTGGCATCAAAGGTGAGGCTGATTTTCTTCTCCGGTGTATCCACTCCATAGATGGGTACTAACCTGCCGGTCAATAATCCCATGACTGGCCTAATTACTTCTTTTGACACCAGATAGATGTTTACCAATAGCACAACGCCAAGAACAATAAAAAGTAGATTGCGGTGCGCTTTGGGTAGGTAGAATACGCTCATGGCAAGACCCCTCCTGATAGAAATCTATGCGGGAATACCACAAGCTATTACTAGCTAATAAAATCGGTGCACGCGGCGAGAATCTCCTGGACTGATCCCTTAGCCAAGGTACAATCTGGCATGGAGCCCAGCACGACGGTTCCATACCGACGGGTGAGAATGCGCACATCACAAATGAGCACAACCCCCATATCAGTAGTCTTCCGGATTAACCGGCCAAAGCCTTGCCGTGTTTTCAGCACGGCTAACGGCAACATGTATTCAAGGAAATCGTTGCCGCCCCTTTTCCGAATATCCTCACACTTAGCCTCGGTGATCGGGTCTTTCACGGGCCTAAAGGGGAGTTTAGCGATAACCACACAGGATAGATCCTCCCCGGGCACGTCCACCCCTTCCCAAAAGCTATCGGTGCCAAGCAAGACTGCATTACTGGTTGTTCTAAACTCTTCGATTAACTGCTTTCGTTCCCCTTGTCCTTGAACTAGGATCACAAAGCCCTGCAGATGCTCTTTCAGCAGACGGGCCTGTCTTTTCATGGCGGCATAGGATGTAAATAGGACGAAGGTTCTTCCTTTGGTAACCGGAAGGAGCTCTATCAGAAGCTTGAGGAGGGCTTGATCATATGATCCTGCTTGGGGGGAGGGAAAATCCGCAGGGATACCCAACAGCACCTGCTCTTTATAGAAGAAGGGGGAAGCTAGCTGGGAGGTAAACCGGCGTTCTAGTAACAGTGAATCTGCCCCCTCTCCAATGCCTAACCGATCACACAGAAAGGAGAAATCTCCGTTTACGGTTAGGGTGGCTGAGGTTAATACAACGGTGCTAGTACGGGCAAACAGCTGTTCGTGGAAAAAGGATCCCACATTGATGGGAGCACTGTTTAGGGTCAAATTTGTACCCGTTGCTCCCTTTCTTTCAATCCAGGCCACGAAATTATCGTGAGGATAGGTAGCAAAAAAATCCCCGGTGTGGCCGAGATTCGTACACCGTTTCCCGAGGCTATTTAGGCTATGGTGGATGCTTGTACAACGTTCATCGTCCTGAATATATTCCGCTGTCTCAATGAGCCGGTTGCCCATATCTCGAGCGGCCACACTAAGCTGTTCTAATGCGGGAACCGACACTTTACGCCATTGCTCCCACAGCCCCCGCCCATCCCCACAGAGTCGGATCCCATATCCTTCATTGTCTTTGGGTGTTAGGGCACCGAGTTGGGCAAAGAAACGAAGGGAGATCTCTTCTAGATCCCGGTAAGCAGGCAGTAATCTACTCTCCACAGCATTTGCCAAGTCATCGATTCCTTCGCTAAGTGCTGTTTTTCGCACGGCAGAGAGTAGGCCCTGTTCGTTGCCGTCTTTCCTCCGATAGAGCCTACCTAGCAACTGCTTAGTACCAAGGGAGGATAGACTATTACCCAAGTATTCACAGGCCACATCTTCCAGATTGTGCGCCTCATCAATAATCACCCGTTGGTAGCTGGGTAGTATGCCGGCATCGGCCACCTCCTGCTTAATCGCCAGATCTGCACACAGTAGATGATGGTTCGTAATCAAGAGCTGGGCCGCAGCCGCGGCCCGTCGATGCATGAAGAAAAAGCAATCCCCATAGAAGGGACAGTCTTTTCGCCAGCAATCATCGGCATCACAGGCAAACTCCTGCCACAGGGCTTCACTCACATAGAAACTTAAGTCACTCTTGCTGCCTGAATCGGTGTCTTGGACCCACTTCTGCAGTTTTTCCTTCTGTGTTGCCTCATCGTCGGAGAACAGCTGGGTCTGCAACAGTAGTTCTCCGGCCTTCAAGCGGCAAAGGTAATTGCTCCAGCCCTTCACCACTACGGCAGCAAAGTCCCACCCTAAGGCCTGCTGAATCAGGGGAATATCCTTTTCCAAGAGTTGTTCCTGCAGGTTGATCGTGTTGGTGGAGATAACCACCCGCTCATCATGCTCCAGCGCCCAAGAGATAGCAGGTAGTAGATAAGCCATAGATTTCCCAACACCGGTCCCGGCCTCCAGCAAGGCGATCTCATCCTGGATGAAGGCCCGCATTACATAGCCGGCCATTTCAATCTGGGATTGGCGGTGTTCATAGTCCGGGAGAAAAAGGCTCATCGGTCCACCAGGTAGTAGAATTGCCGCGATCTTGTCAGTTCTTTCCCGAAGGGTCATGCAATGATACTCCTTGTATTTGCTCTTCCTTCATTCTACAGAAAAAAGCAAACTGGGGCAACTTGACTATTCACGAAGGTCCTCCCTTCGTCCAAGGTTATCTATCATCCGCAGGAGGGAATTTTGCTGAATAATCTGGGACAGGGAATACCGCTCAGCCACATAATGCAAGGCTACAAGCACAACTAAGCCAAAGGTCTTCGCACCACTGGAGAGATCAAGCAGTAAGTAACCAAGACCTGCACCGAGTAAATTGGCCCCTCCATCCCCTAACATTAGTTCCCCCCCCAGATCATGAGGTAGACATCCGAGGGCAGCTCCAAGCAGCAGCCCCGAAAATTCCCTATGTTGGCCTAACCCCAAAGGAATGATGGCTACTAGCAAAAATGTCTTAAGCGCCCGACCAGGACGTAAATCAACGAGGTTAACAAAATTGATGCTCAGGGCAAATAAAAAGGTGTCTCGGATTACACCGGCGACTGACTGGGCTCCTGTGTAGGCCAAAGATCCAGCCACGATGAACCCAAGGACGGCCTTTAACATGCCTGAGGTGATCACACCATGCCCTAAGGCGCGGAAGTGGCCCGCAAACCCCCGGTACTGTGCATCCCCAAGGAGATCATCTACTGTACCAAGGGTACCAATGAGAAG
Coding sequences within it:
- a CDS encoding polysaccharide deacetylase family protein; translation: MSRFPIVCVNIPQSKVRILTWILVGVFVISLSLCVKDQFIRYVHGVRPGVHICGQDIGGLLEGELLQVLHGIKDEVEVAPVNARYDPATGQITTEISGVLADVPATAKRALQAKTGEEISFVMHPVRPAVTSDMFSPIYQVKTTQQVMSLAVNVDWGEDVLPEILSFFKTYGVYATFFLTGTWTEKNPALAREIVKAGHEIGSHGYWHAPQTTRLSDTDLMELIVQAERVIMEHVGYKPLLFAPPAGDVDKRVTAMAASLGFRTIMWTLDTIDWQNPSPQTIINRVVPKASPGAIVLMHPRPNTLAALPQMIEQLQGKGYRLVSIGTMLNLQ
- a CDS encoding polysaccharide deacetylase family protein, producing MSVFYLPKAHRNLLFIVLGVVLLVNIYLVSKEVIRPVMGLLTGRLVPIYGVDTPEKKISLTFDATWGNEYTEGILTTLQQYNIKSTFFLCGYWLEKYPTDVKRIAALGHEIGNHSYTHPHMNSLSRAQIVDELMLTHDLIKGLTGQSSTVFRPPFGEYNNTLIETAAELGYYTIQWSVDSLDWKDVTADYIYNRIMGSVKPGDIILMHNNGRFTADVIKRLIPDLLGKGYQFVSVSELIYKDNYIIEPHSGLQRTKKQIPSREGR
- a CDS encoding DUF2961 domain-containing protein produces the protein MRRVLPMLLLLICCLTGSVRAQTIDFPTLLDRMTDLKWLACAPELGELSGQLSSYDRASRIVLGTKLNWFANDDSGNFLGTKVIDGRKEYILADIAGPGAVVRIWSANPNGVLRIYVDGGKEPVIVGGFADLTSGRGPFPFVEPLAGVRASGHNLYFPIPFSEHVLVTCEVPGKLYYLVDYIKYPPDTEVVSLERETIQEHRSKITEIAKQLRNPYYVVDASKDKEEVHWHIGPGESQTLELVGPGAITDMEWQVTAEDLTTMLRKTLLEITWDDFDAPSIWSPLGDFFCGSFGLNQYEGLPLGVLADGTLYSHWYMPYASKATVTITNEGQAPIEIQGKVGYEPIAWSDQLLYFHAKWKRSSFNTAVPIDWEVLNTGGRGRFVGLSLSVTNPVYQWWGEGDEKVYVDHEKFPSWFGTGTEDYFGYAWCNAQRFTHAYHNQPRVGTPGNYGWIVNNRFHILDNIPFQEHLKWDLEVLHHVRTQVHYDAVVYWYGSANGDVFDPVPGAKREIFPLPKLDIYMVEGAVEGEVMQVKGMSRGVATPQGMHPWSPPHNWSSTEQMWWRENGVGDYLELAFDWEGTGDYLVYGVFTKARDYGQVKLYLNGRQLGDVFDFYGPDVVPTPSLALGTGRLQHGSNILRIEVVGKNSRSVGYMFGLDYLKFEPVDE
- a CDS encoding alpha/beta hydrolase, producing MASSSMRIWPDSLDTSATITPYLPKENKSPTSAVLVCPGGGYSMKAQHEGEPVALWLNSLGIAAFVLDYRVAPHRYPAGLLDARRAMRYLRHTADTWHISKDRIGVLGFSAGGHLASCVGTVTSHLESPVVDAIEEEDYLPNAMILCYPVISFVEHGHLGSAINLLGDNPPEAERLSLSTHRLVTEKTPPTFLWHTADDAVVPVENSLMFAAALSKHRVPFALHVFPQGPHGMSLATNDSQVSLWTGACATWLRELGF